The genome window AGCTCGTGCTCGTAGGTCACGCGGCGCGAATCCCGCTCATCCATGAGGGAGTCAACCCGCACATCCAGGCGCACATCGCGGCGATCGCGCCGGAGGAGCACATCCGGCTCAAGCAGGTGAGCGACCGGGAGCCCACGGGGATCCTCGCGATCACGGACGACATCGCACCGGACGCCCCCGAAGGCACAGAGCTGACCTACCTGCACGGGGTCTCCCTGGATCCGGATGCACCGATACCCGACGATCTCGACACAATCCGCGTGGAGGCGGGTTCGTGGGCGGTCTTCGCCGCCACCGGCCCGTTCCCCGAGACCCTGCAGAACCTCTGGGCCGCGACGGCCAGCGACTGGTTCCCGTCGAATCCGTGGAGGCTGCGGCCGGGGCCGTCGATCGTCCGATACCTCGAGTTCACCGGCACGCATGCGTCGTGCGAACTCTGGTTGGCGGTCGAGCAGGACTGATCGCGATCGGATGGGCAGGCATCTGAGCTTCGCCCATCCGATGTCACCCGTCCGTGCGACACTGTCGCCACGGCGGGAGGCAGTGTCGGGCAGCGAGAGGAACGACGATGGCGATCGACCCGAAGAAGACGCTGGACGCGTACAGGGCGAAACGGGGCGAGTTCCGCATCCTCGAGGTGCCGGCGATGCAGTACCTGATGATCGACGGAGCGGGCGATCCCAACACGGCCCCGGCGTATGCGGATGCCGTCTCGGCGCTCTTCCCGCTGGCGTACACGCTCAAGTTCGAGAGCAGGAAGACTCTCGGCGTCGACACCGTCGTGATGCCGCTGGAAGGACTCTGGTACGCGCCTGACATGGAGTCGTTCACCTCGCGGCGAGACAAGTCGGCGTGGCTGTGGACGCTGATGATCATGGTGCCGGCCCACGTCACGCCCGAGATGTTCGCCGACGCCGTCGAAATGGTCGAGCAGAAGGCGTCGAAGAAGAAGCAGGAGAATCCGTCACTGCGCTCGGTGCGCCTCGAGACCCTCGACGAGGGACTCTGCGTGCAGACCCTGCACGTCGGCTCCTATGACGACGAGGCCCCCGTGCTCGACGACCTTCACCATCGCTTCATCCCCGACAGGGGCCTGCGCATGACGGGACTGCACCACGAGGTCTACCTCAGCGACGTCCGACGGGTCGAGCCGGCGAGACTCCGCACGATCCTCCGTCAACCGGTCGAACGCGTGAGCTGACCCTCGGGTGCAGGCGGGGGCCGGAGCCCCGCCGAAACGGACGCCCGGCCCCGCGTGCGTCTCAGGCGTGTCCCCAGAAGGCGTCCTCCGCCTGCTGGTCCTCACTGATCAGCCAGACCTCTGCGATCCTGCCGTCCGCCACGCGGAACACGTCGACGCCGTGCTGCTCGAGATCCGCGCGTCCCTCGCGCACGGCACGGAAGCGCACCGTCGCCGACACGAGGGCGCCACTCTCGGTCGCCGACTCGGTCTCGAGCGCGAAGGAGCCGCCGCTCAGCTCCATGAAGCGCCCGAGATGCGCGATGATCGCGTCTGGGCCCACCTTGTCGCCCGACACCTGACTGCGGCCGGGCTGGTGCCAGACGGCATCCGCGGCGAACGTCGCCGCCAACGCCTGCATGTCTCCCGCGGCCATGGCCGCGCCGTACTGTCCTACGATGTCGATCGCCGACATGATGTCCTCCTCGATGTCTCGGTACTCTGAGGACCCAGCGTCTCCTCCCGAGCGTGGTCACTTCAACGTCACCGGAAAGGATGCCGAGCGGATGAGCCCCGAATGGACCGTGTTCTCGTCGAGCTGCCCGTCGAGGGCGTCGCTGGCCCGCGTGGCCAACAAATGGACCGCGATGATCGTGATCCTGCTGCACGAGCAGCCTCTGCGGTTCGGCGAGCTGCACCGCAAGGTCGAGGGGATAACGAAGAAGGTCCTGGTCGACACGCTTCGCGCGCTCGAACGCGACGGCATGCTCGTGCGCTCCGTGGACGACGACGGACACGGACGCTACCGTCTGACTGCGCTCGGGCGCACGCTGCACGAACCTCTGCAGGCTCTGCAGGTCTGGGCGGAATCGCATGTCGAGGAGGTTCTCGACGCCCAGGATCGCTATGACGACGAGGCAGACCGACGACTGCTCGGCGAGAGCCAGGACCGGGACCCCTCCGCAGACTCCCGGCTCGGCGATATCCTGCACGGATGACCTCCCCGAAGGACGCCGCGCGAACGGCGCAGCGCTCCGATGCCTTCCGCCGCGTGGCACGGACGGGCTTCGTCATGGTCGGAGCGGTGCACATCATCATCGGAGCCATAGCGATCTCGATCGCGTCAGGTGGCGGAGGGGATGCCGACCAGGACGGCGCCATGGAGCAGATCCGCTCCACTCCGATCGGGGGGCTGCTGCTCGCCGCGGTCGCCGCAGCACTGATCGCGCTGGCGATCTGGCAGGTCGCGAGCGGGATGCTCGCGTCGGGCGAGGAACCGCGCAAGTGGGGGCAGCGGGTGAAGCTGATCGGGATCGCCGCGGCGTACCTGGTGATCGCCGGGCTCGCCCTGGTCTTCGCGTTCGGCGGGACGGTCGAGTCCGAGAAGACCTCGCAGATCCTCAGCGCCGTGGTGCTGTCTGCTCCCGGCGGTGTGGTGCTGCTCGTGGTCCTGGGGCTCAGCGTGGTCGGGGTGGGTGTCGGGTTCATCGTCATCGGGTTCACGCGCGGATTCGAGAAGACCATGGACGTGCCGACGGGCTCCGCCCGACCGGGCATCGTCGCCCTCGGGATCGCGGGCTACATCGCCAAGGGCATCGCGGTCGCGGTCACAGGCGCGCTGTTCGTGGTGGCGGCGTGGACGCAGGACCCGGAGAAGGCAGCGGGCCTCGATGCCGCGCTGCGCAGTCTCACAGACCTGCCGTTCGGACGGGCCATCCTCTGGCTGGTCGGAGCGGGCCTCGCGATCTACGGCGTCTTCTCGATGGTCCGCGCGCGCTACGCCCGGATGTGATTGCGGGCGTCAGGCGCTCGAGGGCTTCTCGCTCCACACCAGCAGGAACACACCGAGACCGATCATGAGGCCTCCGCCCGTCGCGCTCATCGCCTCGATGCGACGCGGTGAGCGACCGAACCACTCCCTGGCAGCGCTCGCGAGCAGCACCCAGACCGCGTCGCACGCGACTCCGATCGCGACGACGATCACCCCGAGCACCAAGAGCTGCATCGGCACCGATCCTGAGTGAAGATCGACGAACTGCGGCAGGATCGCCAGGAAGAAAGCGATGGATTTGGGGTTCGTGACACCGACGACGAAGCCCTCGCCGAGCAGTCGCAGACCTGAGCGACCGGCCACGGCACCCGTCATCGCGTCCGCCGCGTCCTTGCGGTGTCTGATCGCCTGGATCCCCAGGAACACGAGGTAGCCGGCGCCGAGCACCTTGACGATCGTGAAGAGCACGACCGACTGCGCCACCACGGTGCCGACTCCCAGTGCGACGCCGACGACGAGCAGGACCGATCCGATGGCGGTGCCCAGGATGCTCAGAAAGCCGCCGACCCTGCCCAGGGCCATGGCCCTGCCGATCGTGAAGAGCACGGTCGGCCCGGGGATCACGACCATGATGAACGCCGCGACGACGAAGGTCAGGAGGGTGTCGGCGCTGAACATGGTGCGAGCCTAGGGCAGCTCTGCGGAATCCGATCAGAAAGTTTTCGCGAGACCGTCATAAAAGCTCCTCGCGGAGGTCTGGGTATGTGATGGGCAGCCTTTCCAGGCTGCACGTCACAGGGGAATACACACACGCACTTCTGGGGACAGGCTCACGCCGTCGTTCGGCCGCACGCGGCCGGCGCTCGGGGTACGCCAGGACGGGGACACCTATGAGCGTTCGCTCACACCACCGCTCGACGGGGCGCTCTGCGCGCGCCGCGGTCGAGCCGCGCCCACGCGCGCTCGTTCGACTGCTCGGCGTGCTCGCCGTCGCAGGCGTGCTCGTCGCCGGCGGAACGCTGGCCCCGAACTCCGGCCTCACCGCTGCGGCCACCGTTCCCGGCACGCCGGGCGCACCGCAGGCGGGAACGCCGGTCTACACGGAGAACTTCTCGAACCAGAACGCGTCGCTCGCGGCGCTTCCGATCACCTCGTACGTCGGCGGAACGGCCGCGGCCAACAGCACTTACACCGCCGACCTCCAGTGGACGCCGGCGGGGCAGCAGTGCAACGGCTGGATCCTCAACTCGTCGACCCCGATCCCCGTACTCGACACAGGATGCCTCAACAACCAGCCGGACGGATGGGCGCAGCTCCGCGACATGGCCGTCGCGCTCGGCATGGCGCAAGGACAGACTGCCGCCCAGGCCCTTTCGAACCAGGTGCTGTCCGAGTACACCAACCGCGCCAACGGCACCATCGCCGCGGGAACGCAGTTCCGCACCGTGAACACGATCCCAGCGACCGCCGGACACTACTACGCGGTATCCGCGTACTTCGCTGCGACGAGCTGCCCTGCCGCAGGCGGAGCCAACCAGCCGAGGGAGACCTTCTCGCTCATCGTGAACGGTTCGCCGATCGTGCTGAGCTCAGGTCTCAACCCGTGCACGAACAACACCGACTGGGGCCCGCAGGTGGCGAAGCTGCAATCCGCCGCCTACCAGATCCCCGTCGGAACCACCGCGAACCTCGGTCTGTCGCTGTACAACGCGACGGCGAGCGGCTCGGGCAACGACGCCGCATTCGACTTGCCGCAGATCGTCGATGTCACGCCGCAGCTCGACAAGGCGTTCAGCCCGACCGTGATCCTGAACGGCGCGACGTCGAAGATGACCCTGACCGTCACGAACACCACCGATCTGATGGCCAAGAACGACTGGTTCATCACCGACGCGCTGCCGGCGAACCTGAAGATCGCCGCGGTGCCCAACGTCGGCGGCACCTGCACCAGCACGGCGGGAGCGCCGTACGCCGTGACGGCGCCGGCCGGTGGGACGACGGTCGGCATCACCGGTGGTGACCTGGCTCAGGGGGCGGCGTCGTGCACGATCACGGTCGACGTGACCTCGACCGTGAACGGCGCCTACATCAACGGTCCCGCCAACATCACCACGAACCTCAACCCGCCGGCCAACGCCTCGCTCGAGGTCATCCAGCCGTCGATCGACCTGATCAAGCGCATCACCGCCGTGAATGGAGTCGCCGTGACCGGTGACACCGACCCGGACAAGGTGTTCACCAAGGTGGGCGATGTCATCACGTACTCCTTCGTGGCGACCAACACGACGCCCAAGGCGCCGACCAATACGACGCTCAACACGAGCCTCAGCAATGTGCGCATCACCGAAGACGCCTTCTCCGGCGCCGGTGACATGACGGCGCTGTCGTGCGTGCCACCTCAGGGGTCCACGCTCGCCAGCGGTGCCACGATGACCTGCACGGCCACCTACGTGGTGCAGCAGGCCGACCTCGACAACGCGCCGCTGACGAACGTCGCCAGGGCGACCGGAACTCCGACGGTCGGGCCGAACGTCACCGACTCGGACGACGAGATCATCCCCGCCGGCTGGACGCCGAAGATCGTGCTCGACAAGACGGCATCCGTCGTCGACGTCGATCAGGATGGCGTTACCGGGCTCGGCGACCACATCATGTACGCGTTCGACGTCACCAACACCGGCAACGTCACCGTGGCGAACATCACCGTGGTCGACGACCGACTGACCCAGCGGAGCATCACCGTCACGTGCACGCCCACCACGATCGCACCGACTCAGATCGCGCACTGCGTCGCGAACGCTCCCTATGTCGTGACCCCGGCGGACGTGGACGCGAAGAAGGTCATCAACACGGCGTACTCGACGGGCACAGACCCCGACGGCGGGCTGGTGCGCTCGAACGAGGACAGCACCGAGACGCCGATCGAGCCGTTCCGGATCCCGCTGCAGATCGAGAAGGTCGGAGAGTCGGACGCCGACGCCTGGGTGCGCATGGACGGATCATCGTTCGCAGTGCTCGAAGACGTCGCGGGTGAGCCGGGGGCGGCGCTGCCGTTCACGATCGGCGACGTCGAGACCGGCCTGTTCCAGATCGACAGCATCCCCGCCGGCACCTACTGGCTGAGCGAGCTGACAGCGCCCGACGGGTTCAGCCTGCTGGCCGCCCCGGTGAAGTTCACCATCGACCCCGACCGCACCGTGAGCATCACAGCCGGGGGAGGTGAGGCCGTGACCGCGGCCGGGCAGATCATCACGGTGCACGACGTGCCCGCGATGGAGCTTCCGACCACCGGAGGGACGGGCGCGCTGCCCTACATACTCGCCGGCTCTCTGATCGTGCTCGGCGCGGGGGGATTCGCCCTCTGGATCCGTCGCCGCAGCGCACGCGCCGATACCGAAGACCTGCAGATCTGATCTGCATCAGCTCACCACCATCCGAAGACCTCCAGGGCGACCTGGATTACCGAGAGAGAGACACAGTGAACAACGAGAACAACAGGCGCGGTTCCCGCGTCGCAGCGGGTCTGCTGGCCGCAGGCGTCGCCGCGCTGACCCTCGCTGCACCTGCGAGTGCCGCGACTCCGAACCTCGTCGACCCGGATGCTGTCGGCTCGCTGACGATCCACAAGTTCGAGGCGCCCGAGACGCCGACCGGCCTGCCGAACGACGGCACCGAGCAGAACGTCGCTTTGGCACCGCTCCCGGGCGTCGGCTTCACGGTCTACAAGGTCGACACCATCGACCTCACCAGCAACCAGGGCTGGATCGACGCCAACGACCTCGCAGACCTCGACCCCGACAGCGTCGCCGACATCACGGCCGCCGGCTACACCGCCAGCGCCGTCGGCGGGCAGACGCTGACCGACGCCAACGGCGAGATCGCTCTCGCGAACCTCGACCTCGGTCTGTACTTCGTCGTCGAGACCGCA of Microbacterium sp. LWH13-1.2 contains these proteins:
- a CDS encoding SpaA isopeptide-forming pilin-related protein, whose product is MSVRSHHRSTGRSARAAVEPRPRALVRLLGVLAVAGVLVAGGTLAPNSGLTAAATVPGTPGAPQAGTPVYTENFSNQNASLAALPITSYVGGTAAANSTYTADLQWTPAGQQCNGWILNSSTPIPVLDTGCLNNQPDGWAQLRDMAVALGMAQGQTAAQALSNQVLSEYTNRANGTIAAGTQFRTVNTIPATAGHYYAVSAYFAATSCPAAGGANQPRETFSLIVNGSPIVLSSGLNPCTNNTDWGPQVAKLQSAAYQIPVGTTANLGLSLYNATASGSGNDAAFDLPQIVDVTPQLDKAFSPTVILNGATSKMTLTVTNTTDLMAKNDWFITDALPANLKIAAVPNVGGTCTSTAGAPYAVTAPAGGTTVGITGGDLAQGAASCTITVDVTSTVNGAYINGPANITTNLNPPANASLEVIQPSIDLIKRITAVNGVAVTGDTDPDKVFTKVGDVITYSFVATNTTPKAPTNTTLNTSLSNVRITEDAFSGAGDMTALSCVPPQGSTLASGATMTCTATYVVQQADLDNAPLTNVARATGTPTVGPNVTDSDDEIIPAGWTPKIVLDKTASVVDVDQDGVTGLGDHIMYAFDVTNTGNVTVANITVVDDRLTQRSITVTCTPTTIAPTQIAHCVANAPYVVTPADVDAKKVINTAYSTGTDPDGGLVRSNEDSTETPIEPFRIPLQIEKVGESDADAWVRMDGSSFAVLEDVAGEPGAALPFTIGDVETGLFQIDSIPAGTYWLSELTAPDGFSLLAAPVKFTIDPDRTVSITAGGGEAVTAAGQIITVHDVPAMELPTTGGTGALPYILAGSLIVLGAGGFALWIRRRSARADTEDLQI
- a CDS encoding GyrI-like domain-containing protein gives rise to the protein MAIDPKKTLDAYRAKRGEFRILEVPAMQYLMIDGAGDPNTAPAYADAVSALFPLAYTLKFESRKTLGVDTVVMPLEGLWYAPDMESFTSRRDKSAWLWTLMIMVPAHVTPEMFADAVEMVEQKASKKKQENPSLRSVRLETLDEGLCVQTLHVGSYDDEAPVLDDLHHRFIPDRGLRMTGLHHEVYLSDVRRVEPARLRTILRQPVERVS
- a CDS encoding helix-turn-helix domain-containing protein, which gives rise to MSIADMMSSSMSRYSEDPASPPERGHFNVTGKDAERMSPEWTVFSSSCPSRASLARVANKWTAMIVILLHEQPLRFGELHRKVEGITKKVLVDTLRALERDGMLVRSVDDDGHGRYRLTALGRTLHEPLQALQVWAESHVEEVLDAQDRYDDEADRRLLGESQDRDPSADSRLGDILHG
- a CDS encoding DUF1206 domain-containing protein: MTSPKDAARTAQRSDAFRRVARTGFVMVGAVHIIIGAIAISIASGGGGDADQDGAMEQIRSTPIGGLLLAAVAAALIALAIWQVASGMLASGEEPRKWGQRVKLIGIAAAYLVIAGLALVFAFGGTVESEKTSQILSAVVLSAPGGVVLLVVLGLSVVGVGVGFIVIGFTRGFEKTMDVPTGSARPGIVALGIAGYIAKGIAVAVTGALFVVAAWTQDPEKAAGLDAALRSLTDLPFGRAILWLVGAGLAIYGVFSMVRARYARM
- a CDS encoding nuclear transport factor 2 family protein — its product is MSAIDIVGQYGAAMAAGDMQALAATFAADAVWHQPGRSQVSGDKVGPDAIIAHLGRFMELSGGSFALETESATESGALVSATVRFRAVREGRADLEQHGVDVFRVADGRIAEVWLISEDQQAEDAFWGHA
- a CDS encoding AraC family transcriptional regulator encodes the protein MIGTLNALVELVESDSRLDLDVAGFARTHGTTEYHLRRMFSALAGMPLSEYIRRRRMTLAGAELAAGATNVLEVAVRHGYGSSEAFGRAFRAVHGIGPVDARRDGGPLRTQPTLRFRLSVEGSTPMDVTITTMPELVLVGHAARIPLIHEGVNPHIQAHIAAIAPEEHIRLKQVSDREPTGILAITDDIAPDAPEGTELTYLHGVSLDPDAPIPDDLDTIRVEAGSWAVFAATGPFPETLQNLWAATASDWFPSNPWRLRPGPSIVRYLEFTGTHASCELWLAVEQD
- a CDS encoding LysE family translocator translates to MFSADTLLTFVVAAFIMVVIPGPTVLFTIGRAMALGRVGGFLSILGTAIGSVLLVVGVALGVGTVVAQSVVLFTIVKVLGAGYLVFLGIQAIRHRKDAADAMTGAVAGRSGLRLLGEGFVVGVTNPKSIAFFLAILPQFVDLHSGSVPMQLLVLGVIVVAIGVACDAVWVLLASAAREWFGRSPRRIEAMSATGGGLMIGLGVFLLVWSEKPSSA